In a genomic window of Perognathus longimembris pacificus isolate PPM17 chromosome 21, ASM2315922v1, whole genome shotgun sequence:
- the LOC125339704 gene encoding beta-defensin 4-like, whose amino-acid sequence MRIHYLLFAFLLVLLLPPATFSQSIRNPFTCLWNGGICWKTCRGKMQQIGSCGLPGVRCCRRRR is encoded by the exons ATGAGGATCCACTATCTCCTCTTCGCCTTCCTCctggtgctgctgctgccgcctgcAA CGTTCAGCCAAAGCATCCGCAACCCCTTCACCTGCCTGTGGAACGGGGGCATCTGCTGGAAGACGTGCCGGGGGAAGATGCAGCAGATCGGCTCGTGCGGCCTTCCCGGGGTCCGCTGCTGCCGGCGGAGGCGCTAA